A portion of the Microbulbifer agarilyticus genome contains these proteins:
- the hutX gene encoding heme utilization cystosolic carrier protein HutX — protein sequence MQDKVQELLASEAGFTLEQMAKKLETSVREIIAYLPQEMASLAGSEDVWSLIGELPSWGKVTAIVQNEGSVFEFKGEFPKGSFAHGYYNFMHHKNPFHGHLLVDGIVEIAFVSKPHRGAESHSMVFLAPSGNCVFKVFLGRDAERKLIPEQVERFKQLKQLASVSA from the coding sequence ATGCAGGATAAGGTACAAGAACTGCTCGCTAGTGAAGCTGGATTCACTTTGGAGCAAATGGCGAAGAAACTCGAAACCAGCGTGCGGGAAATCATTGCCTACCTTCCTCAGGAAATGGCTTCACTGGCTGGTAGTGAAGATGTGTGGAGCCTGATCGGAGAATTGCCCAGTTGGGGCAAGGTGACCGCGATTGTGCAAAACGAAGGATCGGTATTCGAGTTCAAGGGTGAATTCCCCAAGGGCAGTTTTGCCCATGGCTACTACAACTTTATGCACCACAAGAATCCCTTCCACGGCCATTTGCTGGTAGATGGCATCGTGGAGATTGCGTTTGTCAGCAAACCGCACCGCGGCGCTGAAAGCCACTCCATGGTGTTTTTGGCCCCCAGCGGTAACTGCGTATTTAAAGTGTTTCTGGGCCGCGACGCCGAACGCAAGCTGATCCCGGAACAGGTAGAACGATTCAAACAATTGAAGCAGCTGGCAAGCGTCAGCGCTTAA
- a CDS encoding TonB-dependent hemoglobin/transferrin/lactoferrin family receptor, protein MGHIKSLRIHPLTAAVLALSASTAVAQENTSGQPVIQFGEVLVAADRNPAAKEKDESIVVVERAQLEEQQPESIAQALKYEPNIEVVGGPRYSNQSPNIRGLSETRVLQTIDGARQNFNSGHRGTYQLDPELLKQVEVKKGPASSLWGSGAIGGVVAMSTKSASDLLSGDDTFGGYVKEELGTNGNSNETTVAAYGLSGDFDYLVNASVSENDNVEIGGGEELADSAGENTALLARGGFKISDNQRVDISFRHNNRDEAVPSNPNANVGTSSPLVERDITDQNVTANYWVQALEGKHTSRFTVYQNDTQFEEFRPTQGDSSLGTLGQNDNTEVTTTGIAINNATEGFGAQWVYGLDWYQDDVTTVRDGDNRPENMNADTDVMGVYAQAAFTFGEIFTLTPGVRYDRFEAKSQQLADSARDDSAVSPSLSAEVKATEWLSLSASYASAFRAPGVEEMYTQGTHFSYGDFSFAGLGFLANTFIPNPDLEAEEAKNVELRADMSFSGLATSEDQLTVSTAVFRNKVDNFIEQVVINPHFMFGFPMNTTYLNVDKAELKGFELGANYLVSDLELGLNYGQTSGKDLSDDSYLSNIPADKVVLDVGHYFLQRDLKAGFRTTFISAQEQLPEEETREFGKYNLTDAYVTWEPATGSLNGLKLGLAMDNLTDEEYRVAFQELYMPGRNIKLSASYRF, encoded by the coding sequence ATGGGTCACATCAAATCACTTCGCATCCACCCTCTCACCGCGGCCGTTCTGGCCTTAAGCGCAAGTACCGCGGTGGCGCAGGAAAACACTTCAGGTCAGCCGGTAATCCAATTTGGTGAAGTGCTGGTTGCTGCCGATCGCAACCCGGCAGCCAAGGAAAAAGACGAGAGCATCGTTGTGGTTGAGCGCGCTCAGCTGGAAGAGCAACAGCCCGAGTCCATTGCACAAGCGCTCAAGTACGAGCCTAATATCGAAGTGGTCGGTGGCCCGCGCTACTCCAACCAATCGCCCAATATTCGCGGCCTGTCTGAAACCCGTGTCCTGCAGACCATTGACGGCGCACGCCAGAACTTCAATTCCGGTCACCGCGGCACTTACCAGCTGGACCCGGAACTGTTGAAGCAGGTAGAAGTGAAAAAGGGCCCGGCCTCCAGCCTGTGGGGCTCCGGCGCAATTGGCGGCGTTGTCGCGATGTCCACCAAAAGCGCGTCCGACCTGCTAAGCGGTGACGACACCTTCGGTGGCTATGTGAAAGAAGAGCTCGGCACCAACGGCAACTCTAACGAAACCACGGTTGCCGCCTATGGCCTGTCCGGTGACTTTGACTATCTGGTAAATGCTTCCGTATCCGAAAACGACAACGTGGAGATCGGTGGCGGTGAAGAGCTGGCAGACAGTGCCGGCGAGAACACCGCGCTGCTGGCCCGAGGCGGCTTCAAAATCAGCGACAACCAGCGTGTCGACATCTCCTTCCGTCACAACAACCGTGATGAAGCAGTACCATCCAATCCGAACGCAAATGTTGGCACTAGCTCTCCGCTGGTTGAGCGCGACATTACCGACCAGAACGTTACCGCTAACTACTGGGTACAGGCGCTGGAAGGCAAACACACCTCCAGGTTCACCGTTTACCAAAACGACACCCAGTTTGAAGAGTTCCGCCCGACCCAGGGTGACTCTTCCCTGGGTACTTTGGGTCAGAACGACAACACCGAAGTAACCACCACCGGTATCGCCATCAACAATGCTACCGAAGGTTTCGGTGCGCAATGGGTATACGGCTTGGATTGGTACCAGGACGACGTGACCACCGTACGTGACGGCGACAATCGCCCAGAAAACATGAATGCGGACACCGACGTAATGGGTGTTTATGCCCAGGCCGCCTTCACCTTCGGCGAAATCTTTACCCTGACACCGGGCGTTCGCTACGATCGCTTTGAAGCGAAAAGCCAGCAGCTGGCGGATTCCGCTCGTGACGACAGTGCGGTATCTCCGTCCCTGTCTGCAGAGGTGAAGGCAACCGAATGGCTGTCCCTGAGCGCAAGCTACGCCTCAGCCTTCCGCGCACCTGGTGTTGAAGAGATGTACACTCAGGGCACCCACTTCTCCTATGGCGATTTCAGCTTTGCTGGTCTGGGCTTCCTTGCCAACACCTTCATTCCAAACCCGGATCTAGAAGCGGAAGAAGCCAAGAACGTCGAGCTGCGTGCCGACATGTCGTTCAGTGGTCTCGCCACCAGTGAAGATCAACTGACCGTCAGCACCGCTGTGTTCCGCAACAAAGTGGACAATTTCATCGAGCAGGTAGTGATCAACCCGCACTTCATGTTCGGCTTCCCGATGAACACCACCTACCTGAACGTCGACAAGGCTGAACTGAAGGGTTTCGAACTGGGCGCTAACTACCTGGTAAGCGATCTTGAGCTGGGCCTGAACTACGGCCAGACCTCCGGTAAAGACCTGTCCGACGATAGCTACCTGAGCAACATCCCTGCGGACAAAGTGGTATTGGATGTGGGCCACTACTTCCTGCAGCGCGACCTGAAGGCGGGCTTCCGTACAACGTTCATTTCTGCGCAGGAACAATTGCCAGAGGAAGAGACCCGCGAGTTTGGCAAGTACAACCTGACCGACGCTTACGTCACCTGGGAGCCAGCCACCGGAAGCCTGAATGGTCTCAAACTGGGCCTCGCTATGGATAACCTGACCGACGAAGAATACCGGGTAGCCTTCCAGGAACTGTATATGCCGGGCCGCAACATTAAGCTATCCGCAAGCTATCGCTTCTAA